Genomic segment of Microbacterium sp. BH-3-3-3:
CCGGCGACGTGCTGAACTTCGAGATGGCGGCCGAGCTCGCCGCCGCCGAGGGCGTCGAGGTCGAGTCGGTTCTCGTCTCCGACGACGTGGCCGTGCAGGATTCGACCTGGACCGCCGGACGCCGCGGAACCGGCACCACCGTCATCCTCGAGAAGATCGTCGGGGCACGGGCCGAAGAAGGCGCCGACCTCGCCGCCGTGGCCGACCTCGCCCGACGTGTCGCCGCCGCCGGGCGTTCGATGGGCGTCGCGCTCACGAGTTGCACCGTGCCCGCCGCCGGGCGCCCCACGTTCGAGCTGCCCGACGACGAGATGGAGGTCGGAGTCGGCATCCACGGCGAACCGGGCCGCTCGCGCGTGAAGCTGGCATCCGCGCACGAGATCGCCGCCCTCCTGGTCGACCCGATCGTCCACGACTTCGGCGAGCCGGTGGGACCCGCGATCGTGCTGCTGTCGGGTCTGGGCGCGACGCCCCTCATCGAGCAGTACCTGCTCTACGGCGAGATCGCTCCGCTGCTGGCCGCGGCCGGCGTCGAGGTGCAGCGGGTCCTGATCGGCGACTACATCACGAGTCTCGACATGGCCGGCGCCTCGCTCACCGTCGTGAAGGCCGACGACGAGATGCTGCGCCTCTGGGATGCGCCGGTCGTGACCCCGGGCCTGCGGTGGGGCGCATGAGCGGCACCGTCGCACTCGACGACCTCGTGTCGTGGATCCGAGCGTTCCGCGACACCGTCCAGCAGCACAAAGACGAGCTGACGCAGCTCGACTCCGCCATCGGCGACGCCGATCACGGCTCGAACATGGCGCGCGGTCTCGATGCCGTCGTCGCGCGGCTCGACCCCCGTCCCGCCAGCCCGACCGACCTGTTCAAGACCGTCGGAATGACGCTCGTCTCGTCGGTCGGCGGCGCGAGCGGTCCGCTGTACGGCACCCTCTTCCTGCGCATGGGGCCCGCGCTGAGCGAGGGAGAGGTGGATGCCACCACCCTCGGCGCCGCCCTGCGCGCCGGCGTCGAGGGGGTCGTCGCCCGGGGCAAGGCCGAGCTCGGCGACAAGACGATGATCGACGCGCTCTGGCCCGCCGTGGACGCCTGGGACACCGCCGCGGCCGCCGGGGCGACACCCGCCGCCGCCGCGCGGGCCGCGGCCGAGGCGGCGGCCCGCGGTCGCGACGCGACCGAGCCGCTCGTGGCCCGCAAGGGCCGCGCGAGCTACCTCGGCGAGCGCAGCGCCGGCCACCTCGACCCCGGGGCGACCTCGGCGACGATGCTGCTCGAGGCCCTGCGCGACACGTTGGCGGCGGCCGAGTGATCGGGATCGTCGCGGTCTCGCACAGCCGCGCGCTGGCCGATGCCGCCGTGCACCTGGCCCTGCAGATGGGCGGCGAGCAGCCGCCCGGGGTGCGCGTGGCCGCGGGCGGTCCCGACGGCGATCTGGGCACGGATGCCGTCGCCATCGCCGCCGCGATCGACGACGCCGACTCCGGCGACGGGGTGCTCGTGCTGATGGACCTCGGTTCCGCGATCCTCAGCGCCGAGACCGCCCTCGAGTTCGTCGCCGTGCCCGATCGGGTGAGGCTGAGCTCCGCGCCGTTCGTCGAGGGGCTCGTGGCCGCGGTGGTCACCGCGGCCGGCGGCGCCGATCTCGACGCCGTGGCCGCCGAGGTGCGGGGCGCGGGCGCAGCGAAACAGCGTCAGCTCGGCGAGGGCGAGGCCACGGCATCCGCGGATCGCGACGACGAACCGACGGCGCACGGCATCGACTCCCAGAGTTCTGCACCCTTAGGCGAGAAGGACGCGATCTCGTTCGAGACGGTGTTCGTCAACCCGTCGGGCCTGCACGCGCGCCCGGCGGCCACGTTCGTCAAGGCGGCGTCGCGGTACGACGCCGAGGTGCGTATCGCCGACCTCGACGCGGGCTCCGACGAAGTGTCGGCGCGGAGCCTCCTCGCCCTGATGGCGCTCGGCGTCCGGCAGGGTGCACGGGTGCGGGTGAGCGCGAGTGGCCCGCAGGCCCGTCAGGCCCTCGACGAGCTCCGCGCCCTGATCGACGAGGGCTTCGGCGAGCGCTGACCGAGGCGGGTCAGCGGGTCACGCTCAGCAGGCGGCGCGCCAGCGACTCCTCGACGACGAGCTCCGTGATCAGACCGGCGGCGAGGGCCCCGCGCAGGCCGTCGAGCTTCGAGAGGCTCGACACGACGCAGAAGCGGCGCGGAATGCGCCGGACCGTGTCGAGGTCGGGCCCGCTGGAGCGCGCGTTCAGTTCGGGGACGTCGCTCGAGCCGTCGGCGCGGTAGAACACCGTCGCGCAGTCCCCCACGATGCCCTCGCGTTCGATGACGGCGCGGTCGCGCTCGTCGAAGTAGTCGCCGCTGTAGACGTGCGAGGGCACGTCGGCGTGCGGCGAGCCGAGGCCAAAGACGAACAGGCCGACGCGCTGCTGGATCTCGAGCACGGAGCGCACCGAGCGCTCCCGCCACATCGCCTGCTTGGTGCGGGGGTCGTCGAACAGCGCGGGCACCGGGAATTGGTGCACCGACGACGACCAGGCGGTGCCGAACTTCGACAGGATCTCGCCGGCGTACGGGATGCCGGAGGTGCGCACGTTCGCGGCTCCGTTCATCTGCACGATGTGGGTGTCGTGCACGTCTTTCAGCGGCACGTGACGGGCGACGGCCGAGAGGGTCGACCCCCAGGCGACGCCGACGGTCATCGACGACTCCACCCGCTCGGCGAGGATGCGCGCCGCGGTCAGCGCCGTGCGCTCCAGACGCTCGGCCTCGGAGGTGCGGGCCGGGGTCGGCACGACGTGCGCGGTGATGCCGAATCGGTCGGCGATGCGCTGTGCCATCTGGCCCCGTGCGTCGTCGGGCGGGCTGATCGAGATCGTGACGAGGCCCACGTCGCGGGCGTGCTGGAGCAGGCGCGACACCGACGAGCGTGACACGCGCATCTCGTGCGCGATGGCGTCCATCGTCAGGTCCTGCATGTAGTACAGCTGCGCCGCGCGCAGTGCGTCACGGGACCGCTCTTCCGCCTGCGTCACCATGGTTGCGTTCCCATGAACACCATTGTGCACGTTTGTTCAAGGGGCTTGCAACAACGTGCAGACAGGCGCATTGTGACTGTCGTACCAACAACGAAAGGTCGCAGTCGACATGTCGTCCCCCGCAACACAGCTCCGCGCCGACGTCCAGGCGCTCCGCGACGCCGAGAACCTCGACGTCCTCATCATCGGCGGGGGCATCAACGGCCTCGCCACCCTCCGCGATCTCGCCCTGCAGGGCGTCAGCGTCGCCCTCGTCGAGCGCGGCGACTTCGTGTCGGGCGCCTCGTCGGCGTCGAGCCACATGGTGCACGGCGGTATCCGTTACCTCGAGAACGGCGAGTTCCGCCTCGTCAAAGAGGCCGTGACCGAGCGCAACGACCTGCTCAAGACCGCGCCCCACTACGTCAAGCCGCTCGAGACGACGATCCCGATCTACAAGACGTTCTCCGGCATCCTGTCGGCGCCCTTCCGCCTGCTCGTCACGCACGGCCGCGGAAAGCCCAACGAGCGTGGTGCGCTGCTGATCAAGGTCGGCCTCATCATGTACGACACCTTCTCGCGCGACGGCGGCTCCGTTCCCCGCCACAAGTTCCTCGGCAAGAAGAAGTCGCTGACCGAGCTCCCCCAGCTCAACCCCGACCTGGCTTACACGGCCACGTACTTCGATGCCTCGATGCACGACCCCGAGCGCATCGCGCTCGACGTGCTGCGCGATGGCATCGAAGCCGGCGCCGGTCGCACCCAGGCCGTCAACTACGTCTCGGCCGTCGGCGCCGACGCGAACGGCGTTCGCGTGCGCGACGAGGTCTCGGGCGAGGAGTTCTCGGTCAAGGCGAAGGTCGTGCTCAACACCGCCGGCCCCTGGACCGACCTCGCGAACTCCGCCATGGGGCTCACGACGCAGTTCATGGGCGGCACCAAGGGCTCGCACATCGTGCTCGACAACCCGGAGCTGTTCGCGGCGACCGGTGGGCGAGAGATCTTCTTCGAGCACTCCGACGGCCGCATCGTGCTCATCTACCCGCTCAAGGACCGCGTCCTCGTCGGCACGACCGACATCGACGCCGACCCGTCGAAGCCGGTCGTGTGCACCGACGACGAGATCGAGTACTTCTTCGACCTGATCGGCCACGTGTTCCCCCGCGTCGCCGTCGACCGCTCGCAGATCGTGTACACCTTCTCGGGTATCCGTCCGCTCCCCCGCCACGACGACACCGCGCCCGGCTTCGTGTCGCGCGACTACCGCATCGTCGAGGACGAGGTCGCCGGTGTCCCCTCGATGAGCCTCGTCGGCGGCAAGTGGACCACGTTCCGCGCGCTGGCCGAGCACTTGAGCATGAAAACGCTGCAGAAGCTGCGTCGTCCGCACCGCATCAGCACGCAGGGCCTGCCCATCGGCGGCGGCGCGGGCTTCCCCTCGACCCCCGAGCAGCGGCGCCGCTGGATCGCCACGCGCACGAATGCGCACTCGGCCGAGCTCGTGGATGCCATGCTCGAGCGGTACGGCACGCGCGCCGACGCGATCCTCGCGGTTCTCCCCGCCGAGCCCACCGCCCTGGCAGACGCGGCCGGTTACTACCGCGAAGAGCTGGTCTGGATCGCCCAGAACGAGCAGGTCGTGCACCTGATCGACGTGCTGCTGCGCCGCACCCACCTCGCCTTCGTGGGCGGGATGACCGAGCGCACGCTGCGAGAGGTCGCCGAGACGATTGCGGAGCCCCTCGGTTGGGACTCCGACCGTGTCGACGAAGAAGTGAACCGTACGACCGAGATCCTGCGCTCCGCCCACCGCGTCGATCTGGCATCGGCCGGCGTCGCGCGAATCTGAGAGAACGTGCGGGCGCGCCGCCTGTTGCGCGCCCGCACGCTCGCCGTAGGTTCGGAGCACCGAGCCGCATAACACCACCCGTGCCGAAGTTGTCCGGGTGACAGAAGAAAGGTCGATGACGACATGCAAGAAGTCAACTTGGGGCTGTACTTCCTCTCGGAGGTGGTCGGCACCGCGATGCTCATCCTGCTGGGCTGTGGCGTGGTCGCCAACGTGGCCCTGGCCAAGACCAAGGGCAACGCCGGCGGCACCCTGATGGTCAACTGGGGATGGGGCCTGGCGGTCTTCGCCGGTGTCATCGTCTCGGCGTACTCCGGTGCGCAGCTGAACCCGGCTGTCTCGATCGGCCTCCTCGTGGCCGGCAAGATCGCCTTCGTCCAGTTCCTCGTGGCCGTGGCCGCGCAGCTGGTCGGTGCCATCATCGGCGCCGTACTCGCGTGGGCGTCCTACAAGCAGCACTTCGACGACGAGCCCGACCCGGCCGCCAAGCTGGGCGTGTTCTCGACCGGCCCCGCGATCCGTTCGTACGGCTTCAACTTCCTCACCGAGGTCATCGCCACCTTCGTCCTGGTCTTCGTGATCT
This window contains:
- the dhaL gene encoding dihydroxyacetone kinase subunit DhaL, giving the protein MSGTVALDDLVSWIRAFRDTVQQHKDELTQLDSAIGDADHGSNMARGLDAVVARLDPRPASPTDLFKTVGMTLVSSVGGASGPLYGTLFLRMGPALSEGEVDATTLGAALRAGVEGVVARGKAELGDKTMIDALWPAVDAWDTAAAAGATPAAAARAAAEAAARGRDATEPLVARKGRASYLGERSAGHLDPGATSATMLLEALRDTLAAAE
- a CDS encoding sugar-binding transcriptional regulator produces the protein MVTQAEERSRDALRAAQLYYMQDLTMDAIAHEMRVSRSSVSRLLQHARDVGLVTISISPPDDARGQMAQRIADRFGITAHVVPTPARTSEAERLERTALTAARILAERVESSMTVGVAWGSTLSAVARHVPLKDVHDTHIVQMNGAANVRTSGIPYAGEILSKFGTAWSSSVHQFPVPALFDDPRTKQAMWRERSVRSVLEIQQRVGLFVFGLGSPHADVPSHVYSGDYFDERDRAVIEREGIVGDCATVFYRADGSSDVPELNARSSGPDLDTVRRIPRRFCVVSSLSKLDGLRGALAAGLITELVVEESLARRLLSVTR
- the dhaM gene encoding dihydroxyacetone kinase phosphoryl donor subunit DhaM, which encodes MIGIVAVSHSRALADAAVHLALQMGGEQPPGVRVAAGGPDGDLGTDAVAIAAAIDDADSGDGVLVLMDLGSAILSAETALEFVAVPDRVRLSSAPFVEGLVAAVVTAAGGADLDAVAAEVRGAGAAKQRQLGEGEATASADRDDEPTAHGIDSQSSAPLGEKDAISFETVFVNPSGLHARPAATFVKAASRYDAEVRIADLDAGSDEVSARSLLALMALGVRQGARVRVSASGPQARQALDELRALIDEGFGER
- a CDS encoding MIP/aquaporin family protein, yielding MQEVNLGLYFLSEVVGTAMLILLGCGVVANVALAKTKGNAGGTLMVNWGWGLAVFAGVIVSAYSGAQLNPAVSIGLLVAGKIAFVQFLVAVAAQLVGAIIGAVLAWASYKQHFDDEPDPAAKLGVFSTGPAIRSYGFNFLTEVIATFVLVFVIFGFGDYGVADIGVPGGIGGLAAVPVALLVVGIGASLGGPTGYAINPARDLGPRIAHAILPIKGKGSSDWGYAWVPVAGPLVGGLLAGLLAPVLLSLSS
- a CDS encoding glycerol-3-phosphate dehydrogenase/oxidase, with protein sequence MSSPATQLRADVQALRDAENLDVLIIGGGINGLATLRDLALQGVSVALVERGDFVSGASSASSHMVHGGIRYLENGEFRLVKEAVTERNDLLKTAPHYVKPLETTIPIYKTFSGILSAPFRLLVTHGRGKPNERGALLIKVGLIMYDTFSRDGGSVPRHKFLGKKKSLTELPQLNPDLAYTATYFDASMHDPERIALDVLRDGIEAGAGRTQAVNYVSAVGADANGVRVRDEVSGEEFSVKAKVVLNTAGPWTDLANSAMGLTTQFMGGTKGSHIVLDNPELFAATGGREIFFEHSDGRIVLIYPLKDRVLVGTTDIDADPSKPVVCTDDEIEYFFDLIGHVFPRVAVDRSQIVYTFSGIRPLPRHDDTAPGFVSRDYRIVEDEVAGVPSMSLVGGKWTTFRALAEHLSMKTLQKLRRPHRISTQGLPIGGGAGFPSTPEQRRRWIATRTNAHSAELVDAMLERYGTRADAILAVLPAEPTALADAAGYYREELVWIAQNEQVVHLIDVLLRRTHLAFVGGMTERTLREVAETIAEPLGWDSDRVDEEVNRTTEILRSAHRVDLASAGVARI
- the dhaK gene encoding dihydroxyacetone kinase subunit DhaK is translated as MKKFVNDPADVLAEALRGIQAAHPEVRVDAENRVILRAEPTRAGKVALVSGGGSGHEPMHGGFVGRGMLDAAAAGEVFTSPTPDQVLAATQAVDAGAGVLHIVKNYTGDVLNFEMAAELAAAEGVEVESVLVSDDVAVQDSTWTAGRRGTGTTVILEKIVGARAEEGADLAAVADLARRVAAAGRSMGVALTSCTVPAAGRPTFELPDDEMEVGVGIHGEPGRSRVKLASAHEIAALLVDPIVHDFGEPVGPAIVLLSGLGATPLIEQYLLYGEIAPLLAAAGVEVQRVLIGDYITSLDMAGASLTVVKADDEMLRLWDAPVVTPGLRWGA